The following proteins are co-located in the Castanea sativa cultivar Marrone di Chiusa Pesio chromosome 8, ASM4071231v1 genome:
- the LOC142605633 gene encoding cytochrome P450 94A1-like has product MLDLNISSLIPFFTTLSLSYLFISLIFIFIIFHFLSNSHPHSKTPCPQSYPIIGNLPGFLRNRHRFHDWVTEMLSQTPSSTLRVRSFLDLSHGIGTANPTNLEHFLYLNFPNYIKGSRFYSVLNELLGDGIFNVDGHLWTLQRKIASHEFNTRSLKHFISFTVNSEISNSLIPYLSSNEDKVIDLQDALQRFGFDNICHVAFGVNPTCLASDNTYQNSPSSNFVKAFNVAVEISSLRMLSPLPIIWKIKRFLNMGSEKRYKEALKVINHYAMEIIRSKEEEQQQEEGSEESLRNQDLLSRFMCSSSLNTRDFKDKEQNRKFLRDIVISFILAGSESTSTALTWFFWLISGHPRCEQRIYEELLSNSSVMVQGKQCGNILSYDELKKLHYLHAAITESMRLFPPVPIESRLAVDDDVLPDGTYVGKGWFCDYSAYAMGRMEKIWGEDCREFRPERWLNDDGDFQPSDQFRFPVFHCGPRICLGKEMAYVQMKSVVAAVMFEFQIMAVDGGASPEKMMNPPYMLSLLLKMRGGLPVRLRRRQQ; this is encoded by the coding sequence ATGTTGGACCTCAACATTTCTTCTCTAATTCCCTTCTTCACCACCTTATCTCTTAGCTACCTCTTCATTTCACtgatcttcatcttcatcatcttccattTCCTCTCAAACTCTCATCCCCATTCCAAAACCCCATGTCCACAATCATACCCCATAATTGGAAACCTCCCAGGCTTCCTTCGAAACCGCCATAGATTCCATGACTGGGTCACCGAAATGCTTTCCCAAACCCCATCTTCTACTCTCCGAGTCCGTTCCTTCCTTGACCTCTCCCATGGAATCGGTACAGCAAACCCCACAAACCTCGAACACTTCCTCTACCTAAACTTCCCAAACTACATCAAAGGCTCTCGCTTCTACAGCGTCCTCAATGAACTCCTTGGTGATGGTATTTTCAATGTCGATGGTCATCTCTGGACTCTCCAACGCAAGATTGCAAGCCATGAATTCAACACCAGATCACTCAAACACTTCATTTCTTTCACTGTCAATTCCGAAATCTCGAACTCCCTCATTCCTTACCTCTCTAGCAACGAAGACAAAGTCATTGATCTTCAAGACGCGTTGCAAAGATTCGGTTTTGACAACATATGCCACGTTGCTTTTGGTGTAAACCCCACGTGTTTAGCCTCCGACAACACGTATCAGAACTCGCCAAGCTCTAACTTTGTTAAAGCTTTCAATGTTGCCGTGGAGATTAGCTCTTTAAGGATGTTGTCACCACTGCCTATAATATGGAAGATCAAGAGGTTTCTCAACATGGGCTCCGAAAAGAGATACAAAGAAGCACTAAAAGTGATCAACCACTACGCAATGGAAATCATTAGgtccaaagaagaagaacaacaacaagaagagGGCAGTGAAGAATCACTTCGAAATCAAGACTTGCTATCGAGATTCATGTGCTCCTCGAGCTTGAACACACGGGATTTTAAAGACAAAGAACAAAACAGGAAGTTCTTGAGAGATATAGTCATAAGCTTCATACTTGCTGGGAGTGAATCGACCTCGACGGCCTTGACATGGTTCTTTTGGTTGATCTCAGGCCATCCTCGATGTGAGCAACGAATATACGAAGAGCTGTTGTCAAACTCATCAGTAATGGTGCAAGGAAAACAGTGCGGTAATATTCTCAGCTATGATGAGCTAAAGAAACTTCATTACCTGCACGCAGCCATAACCGAATCAATGAGGCTGTTCCCACCTGTACCGATAGAGTCAAGATTAGCGGTGGATGATGATGTTTTGCCTGATGGGACCTACGTGGGAAAGGGTTGGTTTTGCGATTACTCGGCTTATGCAATGGGGAGGATGGAGAAGATTTGGGGAGAGGATTGTAGAGAGTTTAGGCCTGAGAGATGGTTAAATGATGATGGGGATTTCCAGCCGTCGGATCAGTTTAGGTTCCCTGTGTTTCATTGTGGGCCCAGGATTTGTTTGGGGAAGGAGATGGCTTATGTTCAGATGAAATCTGTGGTGGCAGCTGTGATGTTTGAGTTTCAGATCATGGCTGTTGATGGAGGTGCAAGTCCAGAGAAGATGATGAACCCGCCTTACATGCTATCACTACTGCTTAAGATGAGAGGTGGATTGCCCGTGAGGCTAAGGAGGAGACAGCAATGA